TAAGCTAACTTCCAGACTAGATCGGATTGAGTGTTATATAGCCAGATCTTGCCTCTGGcctctatatgatatagatatTCGATCCAGCCGATTCTGGCAAACGTCTAAGCTGTTAGCTCCTAGACTGACAAAAGTAGACATGCCCGACTTAATCGCATTGAATGTTTATGCTGATCAGGCCTATAAATAGCTCTCTTCTTCTTTGCGTTACATATTTGATATCGAAATTATGAATACCCTTTGAAAGGGCATAAAAGCGACGCCCAGCGATGTTGgtggcggctgctgttgctgctgcttcagcaattgctgctcctgttgctgttgctgttgttgttgttgctgtcgctttgGTTGAGAACACGCTACACATTCCGCTGACTGTGTTTGCCACCTATTTCATACATTGTGGCTAcatttgttgtcgctgctgttgtcgttgtcaatGTTGCTCATGTTGCTCATGTTGCcagttcttgttgctgctgctgttgcagcagcaattggACACGGCGGCAACACGATTGCTCGAATTGGATGCGCGCGCGTCTTGCGATTCGCGCTGGCAACCTGTGAGTTAATATTGTTTGTAATAGCCACGTTCCGACTGCGCTGTAATCATACGCCAGCCCCAGTGCTCCCTCGATCCGAACTGAGCAGTTTCTTTGGCTTTTCTTTAATTCCTGGAGGGGGCCTTATAAATACGCTCGCATAAATAATTGCGCTATGCAGGCCCAGGCACTTTTGCCTGGGACAATTCCgcgcaaacaaattgaattgaatatgtTAATATAATTGCATGGTGCAGGGCCGCAGCAGCACTCGGTTCGCCAGCTTTGGGTGGAGGGCGTTTAAAAAtccataaatttaaatgcctgAATGCTGCTTGGTTATCGCAATCGGTATCGCAATCGGCATTGGTATCGGTATCGGTATTGATATTGCACTCATACACAAATATGGCAACGCTGACAAAGACTTCCGCATGGCATTCACCATTTCCATTCACTCGaatgcaaatgaatgaatgctCTTGTGAATACATAACGAGTCTTTTCAATTGAGTCGAGTGTGTCGCAAGAAGTCATGAACAGCAACTGAATTGTCAGATAATCGAtacttaaataacatttacaaGTGAATTGATTGAATACAAAACTGGGCATTCAATCTTTTGATATCTTAATTTCAGACAAACAAAATCAAGTAAAAATATGCTGTTAGCTCCTATAGGGCTCGAGTTATGTCTGAAAAGCAAAATcttaaaatcgataattatcgataaaaatttatatagatGGCAATCGTTCGGGCGTCACAGACGGATAGAACGAGATCGGCTTTGTTCACcttgctgatcaagaatatatatgtatatggtttTCGGAAATGAAAAATTTCTTACTTTTACGTGTTAGACACATCTGCAAAAAAACCCATCGTCTCTTGAGGCATGTCAGCTCGATAAACGAATCGATAGATAAGGGCGTAACGTTAGATGAGCAAAGCCAACTCATGGCTGataaatgaataatgaatagtGAGTGCATGATTGAATAAATTGAATGCAGATAATAGCCATATGTATTCGCAATCAATTGACAGCTTCGTTTGGCCACTTGATTGATTTGTGCTGAGTGTGAgtttgaatgaatgaatggtGATAATAATTTGAGTGCACACTTGATTCAGTAATGCACTCGACTGAATGAATCCATTCGCGCCATTAATATGAATGAgttggcaactggcagcaaaGGCTTTCGCTTTTCAGCTAGCTCTGGAGTGGGAGGCTGGCTTTGGCCAGGTCAATGTGCGCCCCCGCATGTTCCCAGTTTTGGGGAGTcagctgcaaaaataaaatggaaaaataaatgaagaagaagaaacgcAATTTGCAACACGCTCGACAGAAAAGCCACAAGAATGCCACAGCTCGATTTCGACTTGGGTCTAGGGGCATTAAAATTCCCAACCGCAAATCGTCAATAAGACGACGAAGCGCACAAGTGGAACGCCGCCTCTTCTCTCCTCTTCAAGCCATTGTAATTTCCGTCGGAGCAGCTCATTAAACTCTTAACAAATGCAGGCGAATGTGGGCTCGGGCGGAGTTGGCCAGAGTTCTTATTGGTTCGCTGATTCGCCCGGGGCTCAGTTAAGCGTGTAATGGAGCCGGATGTACAAGCCGCAGAACCGAATTCCATTGCACGCCAAACGCCACCTGGCGGTCAAGAAAAGTAGCTGAAGCCAGTGTTGAAAATAGTTTAAAGTGAATAAGAGAAGAAAATCCCACTGAAAAAACAGCCAAAATTGCAGACagttatttagttatttagctAAAAAATAGCTAACACTGCAGCTATGATAACAATTTCTAGCTGAAGACCTGTGAAAATGGCCACAGCTAGAAACAGGTAGAAACCCGCCGGAATTTCAGGCAGCTGTAAATTTTAACAGCTAACGGCTAAAAATGTAGCAAGAAACCTGCTAAAATAGCAGGCAAACCAGACATAGCCAAAATTATAGCTAGGAATAGAtaaattggcagcactgttCAACAGACGCCACCTGGCGATCAAGACACGCAACCACAACTAAACGCCGCTTCATTCTCCTCTTCCTTACTTGCAGATGCAAGCCGCAggaaatagcagcagcagcagcagctggcggagcagcagcagcagcagcagcaatacaCAAGGAACAGCCAGACCATCAAGGATCTCTGGCGGGCTGATGCTGATCACGCTGGGATTGGCCATGCTGATGATGCTGCCCGGCCAGGCAATGGCACGCATGGCATTTGAGAAGCTGACAGACTACGATTTCGCGGGCACCACGTACTACAGCGTGAAGAACCTGTCGCTGTACGAGTGCCAGGGCTGGTGTCGCGAGGAGGCCGACTGCCAGGCGGCGGCATTTAGCTTCGTTGTGAATCCTCTGTCGCCGTCACAGGAGACGCACTGCCAGCTGCAGAACGATTCGTCCGCGGCCAATCCATCGGCGGCGCCACAGCGCTCGGCGAACATGTACTACATGGtgaagctgcagctgcgcagCGAGAATGTCTGCCATCGTCCGTGGTCGTTTGAGCGTGTGCCCAACAAGATCATCCGCGGACTGGACAATGCTCTCATCTATACCAGCACCAAGGAGGCGTGTCTGTCGGCCTGCCTGAACGAGAAGCGCTTCATTTGCCGCTCCGTCGAATACGATTACAATAACATGAAGTGTGTGCTCAGCGACTCGGATCGGCGCAGCTCCGGGCAATTTGTCCAGCTGGTGGATGCCCAGGGCACCGACTATTTTGAGAATCTGTGCCTGAAGCCGACGCAGGCGTGCAAGAATACGCGCTCCTTTGCCAACGCCAGAATGGGCGTCTCCGAGGAGAAGGTGGCCCAGTATGTGGGCCTGCACTACTATACGGACAAGGAGCTGCAGGTGACCTCCGAGTCGGCCTGCCGCCTGGCCTGCGAGATCGAATCCGAATTCCTGTGCCGCTCCTTCCTCTACCTGGGCCAGCCCCAGGGCGCCCAATACAATTGCCGGCTGTATCATCTGGATCACAAGACGCTGCCCGATGGCCCCTCCACCTATCTGAATCACGAGCGTCCGCTGATCGATCATGGCGAGCCCATTGGCCAGTACTTTGAGAATCAATGCGAGAAGTCTGCCGCAGCCGCTGGCACCAACAACTCGCCGCCCGGCACGCTGGACAAGATCGATACACTGCCCGTCAGCCTGGACACCATCGAGGATCCCAACTTGACCAACATGACGCGCAACGATGTCAACTGCGACAAGACGGGCACCTGCTACGACGGTAAGTCCACCAATAGCTGGAGCGGATTTCGGCATTGAATCTCTCTCTCCGCCCTCTTAGTTTCCGTGCACTGCAAGGACACACGCATTGCCGTACAGGTGCGCACCAACAAGCCCTTCAATGGACGCATCTACGCCTTGGGCCGCTCGGAGACCTGCAACATTGATGTGATCAATTCGGATGCCTTCCGCCTCGATCTGACCATGATCGGACAGGATTGCAATACGCAGAGCGTGGTAAGTACACAAATGCACTTGCCTCGTTGCGAACGGAAGCATTATCTCGCTTGCTCCACAGACTGGCGTCTACTCGAACACGGTGGTGCTGCAGCACCACAGCGTCGTGATGACCAAGGCGGACAAGATCTACAAGGTGAAGTGCACATATGATATGAGCTCCAAGAACATCACGTTCGGCATGATGCCCATACGCGATCCCGATATGATACACATTAACTCATCGCCGGAGGCGCCACCACCAAGGATTCGCATCCTGGATACACGCCAACGCGAGGTGGAAACTGTGCGCATTGGCGATCGCCTCAACTTCCGCATCGAGATACCCGAAGACAGTGAGTGGAACACTTGGCTGAGCCTGGGAGTCATTGCTAACCTTCCCTCTCTCCCTTTTGCTTGCAGCTCCTTACGGCATCTTTGCACGCAGCTGCGTTGCCATGGCCAAGGATGCACGCACCAGCTTCAAGATCATCGACGACGATGGCTGCCCCACAGATCCCACCATTTTCCCCGGCTTCACCGCCGACGGCAATGCGCTGCAGTCCACCTATGAGGCATTCCGCTTTACCGAGAGCTACGGAGTCATCTTCCAGTGCAATGTCAAATACTGTCTGGGCCCCTGTGAGCCGGCCGTCTGCGAATGGAACATGGAGTCATTCGAATCTCTGGGCAGAAGGCGTCGTCGTTCCATCGAGAGGTAAGCGTCCTAATCTCTTAAGAGAAAGCAAGGGTGTGATCATAATTCCtccttctctttctctctctctcgctctctctgtctcttgcTTAGCAATAACACCAAGAGCGAGGATCATATGAACATCTCGCAGGAGATATTGGTCTTGGACTTTGGCGATGAGAAGCGTGAATTCTTCAAGGCGGATCCAAGCACAGACTTTGCCAAAGGTAAGtcataaaaaacaattgccCCTCGCACATAACCTGACTAAGTACTAAAACTCGTTCCATCTCTTTCCCCCCTCCATTTGCAGACAAGACTGTCACCATTATCGAGCCATGCCCCACGAAGACGTCGGTGCTGGCGCTGGCCGTTACCTGTGCGCTCATGATCCTGCTCTATATCTCCACATTGTTCTGCTACTACATGAAGAAATGGATGCAGCCGCACAAAATCGTAGCATAAGTTTAGGCGCACAcaacactgaaaaaaaaaacaataacaaaatgaaaacagaaaagaaaagaaaagaaaaggaaaacaaaaaccataCACAACACAAATTTGTCACCAACACAGACACCCACGCATACATCCAtaatacacccacacacacacacaggcacacacacaactactCTCTCACACGCTATGTCTATTTCTCTCGCCCATGGCACGCTTGTCAGCGCTCAGCGCTCTCTCACGAGAGAGAAACCGTTAATGAGAGCAACAGCGCAGTTAATCAGGAAACGGGCTTCAGCTTCGGCATGCAATAGAAAATctcaaaagaagaagaagaggaacaTAAACTAGAAAGAATCccaacagcacacacacacacgcacacacagacacacacgcacatagaGCAGCTGCCTGACAAgcgtatattttttgttttttttttttttttaattaattactatatatacaatttatttatttatatttatttagatttaGAGCGTGAGTTAATTCCAGCAATTGGTTTGGCGATGCGTTCGCCTGCCCTAAGcctatttttttataaacaaaaaaaaaaaaaacgtattttcTAAAGTTTAGTAGACAAAGCAGAAAGCGAATAAGCGAATTGcacatttacatttatgcgattatttaatttacaaatttaaaatgaaagaaaaggATGGAAAGCAAAACGCATATTGAAAACTGCGAGCGCGTACTTTCTATAAAGTTACGAAAGAGACGCCCAAACGAAAGGAAAACGcaaaagagacagagagatagagagagagagagagagaaagataaaTAGATTGAATAGTGAGCTTTAAGCTCAATCGATCGATCTCTTTTGTAACTTGTATAGAGACTGCGGCCGCAGAAGCACATaatcacatacacacacaaacacacacacacacactcgcacacacatgctcaTGCAAGCCCCGCTAatttcccacacacacacacacgcacatactcacatttatttaacttaaaacgaaaaacaaaataaaattatttaaaagagCACACGAAGAAAGTTAAAAACGCAAACATggcaataaacaaaagaaagtaAGACAGATAAACAAATAATGAGCGATCAGATATGAAGCGAACCTAATTTCATAGTGTGTACAATGAAATTGTGCTTAATtgtattgcatttatttaatttaaatctatttatgATAATAAAGAATGATAATACAAACGCAACGGATTACTCAACTAAACGGAATAATACACCATATGCCGAGAACCGCACACTTTTTTAAGAGATTTAAACCCCTCTCATAAAACTAGCGGTAAAGCTTTCACAAATAACGGTATGCATTGAGTCTATATCCCAGTCAAGCCAGTctattaaatgaaattcaaggcaatatcttttttaaatggtgtttaatatattttttaaaccaATGGTTCCGTATTAAGTAAACATtagtgatataaaaaaaaatatagagaaATACTTGATGAaattaagatattttttttatcctCTCTGGTAGAAGTTCGATAAGTTATCGAAGCAGCGATAACGATTTCCCATTTAAGGCAACTCGTCATTATTTGAGTTCTAGTTGCTGTTGCgggtgcatgtgtgtgtgtgtgtgtatttgtatattttaagttAGCCTGGTTAATTAATTAGATGAAACTCATAGACGCTACACCAGCTGGTGAGGAACTAGCCCTTGAGGCTGGTCATGCCCGCACGCATAACCTCGTCGACTAGCAACAAATTGCTGGCAATGATGGAGCAGGAGTTAAGGATCTGCTTCTTGACAATGTAATTGTCATAGACGCCCAGGTCGGCGGGTTTCATGGGCTCGCCAGTGGCCAGATCAAGACCAACCAGTTCCGGACTGAGCCTATCCTCGACCGTTAGCTTGACAATGGTGTCCTGGGCATCATAGCCGCTGTTAATGGCCAACGTCTTGGGTATGACCAGCAGGGCATCGGCAAAGGCCTGGACGGCTAGCCGGGCCTTGCCCTTCACCGTCTCCTTATACTTGGTTAGCTCGTTGTGAGCGCGCACCTCGAAGGCGCCAGCGCCAGGCACCAGAGCCTTATCGCCAATGGTATTATTGATGGCGCGCAGGCCGTCACGGATGGCGTCCTTGATCTGGGTAATTGTGTGCTTGTTGGGACCCTTGATCAGAATTGTCACCGACAACGGATTCTTGCAGTCCTCCACGAACGTGTACTTGTTCTCGCCGAGAACATGCTCGTAAACCGACCCAGCATAGCCCAGATGTTCCTCCTGCAGATCATCGAACGAATTCATGGCAGTGCCGCCGCAGGCGAGAGCCAAACGCTCCATGTTGCGGCGCTTGGCGCGACGCAGCGCCAGAATGCCCTCCTTGGCCAGTGCATCCAAAGAGATGGGGTCGATGCCCTTCTGATTGATCAGCACAAAGGTCTTGTCGGTGCCATCGCAAACGGAACGCTTCAGCTCGATGACCTTCTTGACGCGTTGATCAATAAACTCGCGCTCGGCGCGCACAAATGCCTCACGCTCCGTGGCCGTTTTGTAAAAGAAACCAGAGTTCACTTCAGCCTTCTCGTACTCCAGCGAAACGTTGGCAGTAAGAATATAGGCCTTCTCCAGACGCTTGGGCATGTCGGGATGACGAGCGCCATGGTCCATGACCAAGCCACGCACCAGTTGCGTGTCTGTGTCGGTCTTGTGCTGCATCTCCATCAGCTCGACCATGTGCAGATCAACGGGCTGCTTCTTGTCGCCGGCAATGGTCAGCACAGCATCAACGCACACGTCCGTCAGGAGATCGGCCAACAGCGGATGCACCTTTGTCTTCAAGCTGGTGTTGGCAATTTCCATCAGATTCTTCTTGTTAATCTCGACGGGCACCTTCACCTGGTCGAGCACTTCCAGCGCCTTGTCGCGTGCCTTCTCAAAGCCTTCGGCCATAATGCGTGGATGCAAGCCCTCCGACAAATAGATGTCGGCTTGCTTCAGCAGCTCACCAATTAGCATCACCGTGGTGGTGGTGCCATCGCCAGTGGAATCATCCTGTGCGGTGCTGGCACGTGCGATCATCGAAGCAGTCGGATGCTGGATTTGCATGTCATGCAGCAGCACATTGCCATCCTTCGTGATCTTGATGTCGCCAGCGCCGGAGACAAGCCTGCAAATCATCAATGTTCATTAATTTTGAAAAGTATAAAAACAGCTATGCGTTCAACAATTCGTGACAAAGTTAAAATACCTTCCCTAGGACATTTTGAGGATACGTTTTGCATCGATAACACTATATTACGATTTATCGATGTTTAGCAGCCAACCCAATCGGGAACGTTCGAGAATGCATGCAAGACTTATGACTCTATCTCTGTCTACACACGAACATATGtttgcaagtgtgtgtgtgtgcgtgtgtgtttgtgtgagcgCGTGAGACATGGCAAGCCCAAAGAGCGAAAGAAATACTATTGTGCGCCTTGATTTGCAGCAGCACAGAAAGAAAAATGTCTCTGCACATTTAACAAGCAAATCGTTAAAGCGTCGGTTTAATTTAGCACATTCTTTTAAACAAATGCAAGTTGATTTTAATTCTTGCATTTGTAGGCTACATGCGCTATTGCCATCTCAGTCGCTCGATGACGCATGCCGCTATTCGACGGTTTTAACCTCAATtgggcagcggctgcggcagcgcagctgtcgcaaaatgtttgttaataATAACGCTGCGATTATTTTAACCCTCAAATCCTTATGCACGCGCAGGAGCCGTGCTCTAAACTCAGATTTAAGTTAAGGTACTCACATTTTAACTGTGCCTTTTGGTCCCAAATTGGTGCGCATCACATCCTGCAAGCCTTTGGCGGCGCTGATGTTAATGGCCAGAGCCTGTGCAGCACGCGCAAATTCAGCCTTTGGGTTCAACAAGCTGATGGAAGCCATTTCTGTATTTCAAGTACCAACGAATacaaatttgttataaattaaatgcaagtgCAACACACACGCCGACCAGTAGTTGGAGAAGAATAACGGAGTAATCGATGTTGCTATCGCCCCTGCTGTTTGTTACTCGCAATCAATTATTCGTGCCGCTATCGATATGCGCAGTACATTTGTTTTGCCAACTGATAAGAAGATAGTATGGTGCTCACATAAGAGGCAATCCGATTTCTACTCATCTGTTTTTTCATTGTACTTTTAATGGTCAGGATTATACAGGCTAGATGAAATGCCAGAGGAATATAGCAAAGGTTAGTGTTTGCTTttctaatttatatataactaattatatatctaaaacatatcgatatatttgcAAGCGCTGCACTCAACTCAATGAAACTAGCAAGTGGACAGTGCCAAATAAAAACATGTTTGCTTTTCTAGTTGTCCGACAATGCTCTAattacattaaatattaaaacttaaaGATAGATGTTATGtatggaaaatcaaaatgtgttTCGCGTTATTTGATCTTGTGAAATAATTTGATTCTTTAGTTtatgatttaatttcattgGCAATATACATGCTAACAAATCATAAACAAGTTTTCAAACGACAAATgtatatgaatttaaatatttgttaagcCATTTGGCTAGCATATCTATAAGGCtccgataacgataacgataaacAAACCAATACATAGCACGCATCACTAAACGAAACCAATTCGgcgacaatttttttttttgttgaaaggAATTaccataaaaatcaaatcagtGCAGTGCTCCCGCATAGCCAGCGCGAAACGGGACGCCAAACAGATTGAAAACAAACAGTTCAAGGTGGAATAAACAAAGTCGCGTGGGGCACAATGAGTGTGTTGGCATATCCACGTAAAAACGATGAGGAAATTTTTCGTCAGTGCACAAAGGATTGTGGCGTTGTGACGGCCACCGAGGATTTTCAGTATTTTGCATTATGCTGCATTTTTTGCAGCGAGAAGTTTCTCTACTTCGATGCGTTCATTGGCCACATGCAAACTGTGCACATGGAGGATGCACAGCGCAGCACTGAGGGTCCCAGCCCTGGCAATAGCTTGCCTTTCACCATGGGCCAGCCCATGTCGCTGGGCATAGCCGATGGCGATGACGAGGAGGAGGCACATCATGGCTATGGCAACGGTGGCATGCACCAGTTTGATGAGATCGAAGACTTGACCGATGCAGACACTGCCCTGCTGGAGCCCCAAATGGTTATCAAACAGGAGCTGCAAGAGCTCGAAAGCAGCGACAACGAGGATGAGGACGATAACCTGGCGGTGCCCGATGACAATGACAACGATGATGTCGACGACGAAACCGAAGCTATACTGCCCGAAAGCGACATACCCACAGCCAGCGCCAGGTCACGCATGAAACTGACGCAGCCACCGCCGCCATATTCAGCCAGGCGTAGTGTCCACAGATTGGCTGTTAAGAACGAGCCGCTGGCAGCCGACGCGGATGACTCCATGGATGAATATGCCGATGGCGAACAAAGCTATATGGACGACAATTCCGGCGAGTATCCAgactacagcagcagcagctacaatgCACAGAGCAGCAATCCGCTTGGCGGTGAATCCGATTTCCTGAGCTATGATGAAATGGTCGAAGAATCGCTGATTGGTGTAAGTGCAGCCAACTGCTAGCTGGTCTAGCTAATGTGAGCACCAACCAACTAAATATTCCTTATTATTTGCAGCGCGATCGGGAGCTAACCATGCACATCAAGGATCGCAAGATGATACAATTCCTGATACACTCGTACAAGCGCAATCCATTCCTCTGGGATCACAGTCACGCCCAGTTCCGGGATCGCATTAAGCGTGCACGCTTCCTTGACTGGATTGTCCTCGAGTTCAAAAACCGTTTCAATATCTCTTTGGCCAAGGATGCCATCACACGCAAATGGGATAATCTGCGCACCGTCTACAAACGCGAATGCAATCGCATGGCCCTCGAAAAGACAAACATCAGCACGCTGTGGTATTTCAAGGAGTTGCACTTTCTCAACGAGGTCTATAGCTACAATTCAAAGATGTCCGATGCCGTTGTTAAGGTAAGTCTGTCCTCGCGTATTCCATATGCAATTCGATGCCCAAAGGCAGTGCCTATATTCTCTACTGGGAACTGACATCGGATATATGTACATGATAAGCATAAACAAAAGTCGACCAAAGCGACTCTCATCTGTATTTGTAGTATTCTTAGCTTTTAGAATCCCCTCCCATAGCCGTAGACCCT
This window of the Drosophila virilis strain 15010-1051.87 chromosome X, Dvir_AGI_RSII-ME, whole genome shotgun sequence genome carries:
- the tyn gene encoding uncharacterized protein tyn; translated protein: MQAAGNSSSSSSWRSSSSSSSNTQGTARPSRISGGLMLITLGLAMLMMLPGQAMARMAFEKLTDYDFAGTTYYSVKNLSLYECQGWCREEADCQAAAFSFVVNPLSPSQETHCQLQNDSSAANPSAAPQRSANMYYMVKLQLRSENVCHRPWSFERVPNKIIRGLDNALIYTSTKEACLSACLNEKRFICRSVEYDYNNMKCVLSDSDRRSSGQFVQLVDAQGTDYFENLCLKPTQACKNTRSFANARMGVSEEKVAQYVGLHYYTDKELQVTSESACRLACEIESEFLCRSFLYLGQPQGAQYNCRLYHLDHKTLPDGPSTYLNHERPLIDHGEPIGQYFENQCEKSAAAAGTNNSPPGTLDKIDTLPVSLDTIEDPNLTNMTRNDVNCDKTGTCYDVSVHCKDTRIAVQVRTNKPFNGRIYALGRSETCNIDVINSDAFRLDLTMIGQDCNTQSVTGVYSNTVVLQHHSVVMTKADKIYKVKCTYDMSSKNITFGMMPIRDPDMIHINSSPEAPPPRIRILDTRQREVETVRIGDRLNFRIEIPEDTPYGIFARSCVAMAKDARTSFKIIDDDGCPTDPTIFPGFTADGNALQSTYEAFRFTESYGVIFQCNVKYCLGPCEPAVCEWNMESFESLGRRRRRSIESNNTKSEDHMNISQEILVLDFGDEKREFFKADPSTDFAKDKTVTIIEPCPTKTSVLALAVTCALMILLYISTLFCYYMKKWMQPHKIVA
- the CCT6 gene encoding T-complex protein 1 subunit zeta — encoded protein: MASISLLNPKAEFARAAQALAINISAAKGLQDVMRTNLGPKGTVKMLVSGAGDIKITKDGNVLLHDMQIQHPTASMIARASTAQDDSTGDGTTTTVMLIGELLKQADIYLSEGLHPRIMAEGFEKARDKALEVLDQVKVPVEINKKNLMEIANTSLKTKVHPLLADLLTDVCVDAVLTIAGDKKQPVDLHMVELMEMQHKTDTDTQLVRGLVMDHGARHPDMPKRLEKAYILTANVSLEYEKAEVNSGFFYKTATEREAFVRAEREFIDQRVKKVIELKRSVCDGTDKTFVLINQKGIDPISLDALAKEGILALRRAKRRNMERLALACGGTAMNSFDDLQEEHLGYAGSVYEHVLGENKYTFVEDCKNPLSVTILIKGPNKHTITQIKDAIRDGLRAINNTIGDKALVPGAGAFEVRAHNELTKYKETVKGKARLAVQAFADALLVIPKTLAINSGYDAQDTIVKLTVEDRLSPELVGLDLATGEPMKPADLGVYDNYIVKKQILNSCSIIASNLLLVDEVMRAGMTSLKG
- the LOC6636070 gene encoding uncharacterized protein, whose translation is MSVLAYPRKNDEEIFRQCTKDCGVVTATEDFQYFALCCIFCSEKFLYFDAFIGHMQTVHMEDAQRSTEGPSPGNSLPFTMGQPMSLGIADGDDEEEAHHGYGNGGMHQFDEIEDLTDADTALLEPQMVIKQELQELESSDNEDEDDNLAVPDDNDNDDVDDETEAILPESDIPTASARSRMKLTQPPPPYSARRSVHRLAVKNEPLAADADDSMDEYADGEQSYMDDNSGEYPDYSSSSYNAQSSNPLGGESDFLSYDEMVEESLIGRDRELTMHIKDRKMIQFLIHSYKRNPFLWDHSHAQFRDRIKRARFLDWIVLEFKNRFNISLAKDAITRKWDNLRTVYKRECNRMALEKTNISTLWYFKELHFLNEVYSYNSKMSDAVVKETSYRRRFSAIWNDTSTAKLLVMVKRYQCFYNRFDPDYRSKERRGEGLQQMAMELQQLIDVTTIQISKRISQLRFDYSKQKMERLNAERLGRKFIPNYIYYDQMSFMDDDIPPFKCQHCGEIVQTLRELDLHMLSHQPSLGGGYYCNVCNIQFNNADEFENHKQLHLGAGNEVKYNCELCTASFREKSNYDEHLRRHNDELFLPTLALNHSILDSASGEADVAAGVDTSAAAGSGAGDEEDMFPPDGPKPFGCEVCHRTFATPGHLNAHRIVHQDERERCYKCDYPQCSKSFVSRHSLFDHLKQHYSNEEFKCDICGKIFKSTKNLQNHKQIHDKVKRYVCQICGSAFAQAAGLYLHKRRHNRPNGTTGAVGGRSSRTTL